TTTATGATCATCCTCTACCTCTTTGAATTTGGAATCCTTGCTTTCTGTTTTAGTACATTGGATCCCCTCTGACTAGCAGTGTTGTACTATCATTGCATGATGCCTGTGTTGCATAAAACCCAGAGGAAGAAAAAGAATGATGCCTTGGGGACATTGTGTTTGCACCATTCACAAGAAGAGCATATATACAAATTTGCAAGAAAAATTATTTTAAAGAGTGACAAAGAAATAAAAGAATAACAAGTTCGGCTTCGTTCCTATGACTCCCTAAACCCTAAACAAGTTCGGGAACAAGATGTACCCCATCACAGTCGAGAGCTAGGTCTCTTTTGTTTTCAGAAAGTAGTTTTTAGGAAACCAAAAGCAAACCCAACCGGACTAGAGGGTTTGAAATTAGTCCTTTAGCTCGAGGTGGTAAATACCGTTTTTCTGAACCAAACGGGGCCTAAAATGTCGGAGCGGAATTAGCTACCCTTGGGCTGGGGAGGCCCATATATGCAAGCCTAGGTGAGACCCTGATCTTTGAGCCTGGTCTAGGTGAAGGGATTGGGGTATAACTTTCACGGCGGCCCAATGTGACTCTTGGTGATAGATTGACTTTCTCAAGAGCTAGGCATTGAAGGTCAGCTGGATAGTCCCTCACACATCCAATACGTGGCCCAAGCCCACTGGTCCACTTGCAAGCTAAGCGCTTTGTCATGTCAAATACTTGTGCTTGTTCTTCTTCTACATCATCTGCATTACTACTAGAACTACTCCCATTGCTCTCAAATTGTTGTTGATGATGATCTGCTGGAACTTCAATGGCAGCACCACTGTTAGAATCATCCAAGGTCACTTTGGTTGTGGATGAACCTGTCACCTCTGGCATAGAGCATTCATTTTGATATGCTTTGTCTTCATCAACAGCATACATCTGTAACACAGTAAATATTTTTCAAAATCCAATCTTTAATGTACTTGGTGTAAAATCAAACATGTTTTGCTTATTAGCCTCCTAATTACCTTGACATTAGTTAGGTCTACATTGTGCTCTTTCAGGAAGCCAATGAATTCCCTGAAGTTGTCTGCGGTTGGAAGATAGTGACCACTGTATGGCCATATAGCCTGAAAAAGAAAGAAAGTGAAAGATGAGAATTTTCATTGGCTTAGCATTGCATGTCTTTGAGAGATTATAATTAAATTTAAACGTATAATATAATGTATGTATGTACTATGTACCTCAAGAACCCCATTATGAGCAACTAATCTTCCAGCTGCAGTAGTAGCCCCTCCAGACAGGAAACTTGAATGCTGAAAAGCACCCTTCTTTTTCTGGCCTACATATAAAGACCTTGATGTGCTCAGCACAAATATCCACTTTGACCCTTCATCTGTGTCAACAAGTAACCCTGATTGCTTCTGCACTAGCTTGCCGTCCTCTATGATCACTTCATATGCTTCCCTCTCCCTCTGCAATAAACAATGAAAAGATCAATACTATTACTATGGAGACTGCAGATATTAACGTCAGAGTAGCTGTAATAGTCACTAGTATACGAGTTCTTACCTGTTCAAGATATTTGATGCACTGGTGCTGTAGATCAGGCCTTGGACACTTCTTGACATTTGTGTCTTTACCATCACCAACATCCAACCTTCAGTTTCAGGGTGAAGGAAAAAAAAGGTCAACATTATGAGTGCTAAATTCGTAGAAAAATAAATGATGGAAGCTGTTTTCATTACCAGTAGAAGAAAGGTTGAGAGCTCTTGCAAGCAGTCCACACATCGTAATAGAATTGCAAATTGTGTCCATACCGATGGCGTGGATCAATCTGTAGGAAAAAAGACCAGAGATTTTCAGTTTCTGTTTGATCAATTCCAATGTCACTAAAAAAAGAAGAAGAATTTCTATGGATTAGTATGCCTAGTTAGAGGGTTGTCCAAATGGTCTAATGATCCTTGTGTGACAACCATTTTTTTAAGCTTACAATTCATGGACTGCTCTATAGAATTACAATGCTTCCAGAGTTCATGAGCTCTTAGTCTCTTACTGTTTTTCTATTATTCGATGAAAACGTATAAGAATCATAAACAACAAAGGTTTGTAAACAGAATTGAAAAAGTAAAGAAGCAGAAAGAAGACAGTTTTCTGTAAAGAACTGAGTTATAAAGGATATATACTCACAGCTTCAAGCCAATGCTGCAGGGCTAGTTTCTGAGCCTTCTCATCCTTGCACAACCCCTTCCCTAACTACAAACACAAACATATTGCTTTGTTAACTTTGACCTTCTCCACTAATTTGCACATCTCAAAAATTCCATTCACATAAACCATTTTAAATAAGTACCTTGGCTGCCCTTTTCCTAGCTCTTGTCCACTTTGACACAGCAGTTTCATGTTTCTCAATGTCGAAGAATGACACCGAATTTCGTTCTAAACTTGCCAAGTCTACGGCTTTCCACCTACAACAAATTCACCAAGCACATATAAGCAACAAATTAACACAAAAGGGTATCAAAACTCAAAAGAAAAAGAAGTGTCACATTTTCATGCCACACACCAGAGTTCCTCAACAACAACTGCACAATCTGCAAGGTTGCGCCTAGTCCTGTAACTCTTGTACACTTTCTGAAGCCTGGTTGCTGCAGCATCGCGTTCACTAGCCTCCAGCTTTGGAGAAAACAACATGATCGGTTCAGGAAGCAGAATTGTGGGTTTCTTGATGTGCATTTTTTCACAGTTTCTACCAACTGAAGAAACCAAATGTGATTTCTCATCATATGTATCAGAAGCTGCTTTGAGTTTTTCTTCTGTGGGATCCCAGTTCTTGAAGCTCATTGACCTTTCCATACTTTTTTCATAGTCTAATAACCCATTAGACTTCTTATGAGGTTCTGAATCTTCAGTACTTAAGCTCATGGACCTCACGGTGAGTGTCTCTATGGTGCCGGTGAGGCCCATTAGTTTTGGCAGTGATCAAATGATGAACTTGCTCAGCAAAACCAACTGTAAATTAAGCACCAGAAAACTCAGTTCAGGCTGTCATGGAGTAAACACTCACTACCAACATAATCCAAACCAAACAAATGAAACAACAACAACCCATCAAGCTTTATGAACTAAAGAATGATATGAAGTATATCAATATGTATGAACTATGATGTAAGATGCTCAAGAATATCAGTTAAGCACTTAAGCTTTTATCTTACATGCAATGCAAGCTCCTCCTCCTCCCCTTCTTCTTTTTCTTTTTTCTGATTCTTCCTCTTCCTCTTCCTCTTCCTTAATCTATGTTTCTCAAGTCAACTTGTTAGTGTGGAGAGAATTTTAAGGAATGAAGACAGTTTATCATCTTAGTGTATATATACTAGCTAGTGGCACTGGTAAATTCACTACAGTGTTTGAAAAATCAAAGTCGGTAGCTTCATGGAAGTTGAAGAGAAAGACTGAAGAAGCACCTAAACTACTCGTATATTTACGGACACATGCTTCTAATGGCAAAAATATAAGCTTGCAGGGTCAACAATGTGTGAGAACCAAGAAGATAAGCTGCGGTTTTGGTTGTTGAGCCTTGAATCTCTTCCGGTTTTGACTCACTGACTTCTGCGGTTTTGGCTTTCTTTACTTCAGTTCTTTTTATTTCTTATTTTCTACAAAGACTAAATCCTATAATTCATAGATTATGTTTAATCCATTTGGCATTTGCAATAGAAAAACAACACTATTCCTCTAACAACCATGAATCTGTTACAGTTTGTGCTGCTGTTTTATGTTTTAGAGCATGGTCAACCTACCAATAATGCAGGAGTCTCTATCCGCAACAGTTTTCCATAATTGATTTCTTTATCTTCAAGAGGAGGTTGGGTGTGATAAATATATTATCAGCCCCATTTGCAAACCACAAGAGGCATATATTTTTCTTACTTTGATTAGGGTAGCACCATTAACTTGGTTAGTTTTTTGAGGTGTAGATCTACTTGCGCAACAAACCCAGAATTAAAAACCAGCCTAGTCGACTAGTAGAGGTTGTCACACTGAAAAAGAAATATACTTGGCTTGCTGGCCTTAGCACAACCTCCACTGGGTCTGAAGTTGGCCTTTCTTTGAAGATAACCACTTGGCTTGCTAGTACAGAAGTAGTTCATGCCATAACTCCAATATTTATATACACAGTCTCATCTTCGAAGGAACGGATTGGAATCATAGGATATAGATCTAACTGGAAGAGAGACTTGAATAACATTACTACATATTGGACATTTGGACAGCTTGGTGACAATTGACTGTGACCCCTTATCTCCAAGGCAATTGGCATGCCAAGACAGACAGGAATGACTCGAATGAGTAATGGTGGAGAGTGACATTTTCTATCAGAGATATAATAGAAATGGTAGAAATACTGGGTTGTTAGAACTTTCTGTCTAAGAGAGAAAACTAAACATCTTCCTGATCAATATGTTACTCCTGGTCCTAGATATTGATAGTGGATGATTAGAATGGGATTTGAGGATGAGGAATCACTTTTCACAAAAACAAAATGGGCCTTAGTAGCTCATTATAATTGAAAGGAGCATGGGGTTTTCTATGAAGAAGACACGCCCTTTTGTGATGGGACTGTCTCTGTTCATGGCTCTATCTGGAAAGGCATTTGCTAAAAGTCCAAAACATGATTATTGAAGAAAAAAAAACATGCATATTCAGACACATTGGCACGATTGTCTGTGTTTTGATACTCACTAGTTGTTAATAACACACTCAGGGAACCGCGGATGAAAAATTATTTGGAACAACAATGGTGTAAAATCAATGATATTTTGTAATAGGTGTTGCTAAATATACCCAGCAAATACGCAGCATAACAATTTTATTTAAAAAGACAAATTTATCCTGATTTAAAGTGACACTGATAGTCATAATAATAAACATAATAACAAAAAAACCAAAAAAATTTGAAACCACCATCTATAGATAGATGTACCCAGCAGAACATCATCAACATCTAACCGAGAACTCGAGAAGGTTGTGAACAAATATATCTTAATGTGTTTAAGGTTATGGGTCATTGAGATTCATGAGGTTTAGGACCTCATTGTAAAGCAAAACCAAACATAATATCGGAGTCTTATTTAGTTTGTGTCTTTATGAAGAAACTAAAGGTGCGAAACGAAGAAACTAAAGGTGCGAAGCTTGCTTTCTCTTGTTCGAGGTTGATATCCAGGAAGAGGAATGATGATCGAGAAACGTTTATTGCTTCCCTTTCTCTCTATTGAACAAACAATGGATGAGATTATATATATGGGAATATGGGATGAATCAGAATTATCAGATTATATATAGGATGAGGACGTTACCAGTCATAAAGGAAAGGAAGAAATGCATTTCTAAGAGATTCAAGTCATCCAGTGCATTCAAGCATATCATTGAAGTACTCGTTCAAATAACTTAAGCATCCTTTAACATATCAAACTGATTAAGTCTCTCATAATTGTAAGTAGACTGAAACCAGAGCAAAACAAAACACTACTCATGAATCAGAACAAAACATGGTGTTAACCTGTCAACAAACAAACAAAATGGCGTGAGGCTTTGCATAAATGATCATAACTCAAGCAAGAGAATACAGGTTTTGCCGGGTGTGAGTTCTGGGTGTGGGTTTTGCTGGGTGTGATTAAAGAAGAGTATTATTGGCAAGTTGCTGGGTGTAGTTAGAAATTGTATAATTTTGCTGGGTACACCTGGGTCTACTTAAAATTTGCTGGGTACATTTAGCAGCACCTCTTGATTGAGAGACAGAACAGTTGTATTAGCTCAATATTGATGGCTTGATGCCATATATTTGAAGTTAACATGTGTTACAGATTCTGAGTCTCTGATTATGAAGCAGTTATTCGTTGGGACTTCTGTTGGGGCGTAATGTGGAGCCAAACTTTCATTGCGTCATATGCTGTGAAACCAATCGCGACAGAAGGGACAATCTGCGAGCACAGTATAACAACTTCTTTGTCAGGCAAGGCAAGCATGTCAAAATACCAAATTAGCATAGTTATCATAAGAACCAGAAATTTATATTCTCTATCTAATTGGCCTAACTGATGTCGATGCTTCAAATTATACACAATAATCCTATAAATAACAATCATTTGGTCAATATGGAACAAGCAATCACCTTGATATAGTTAATGCTCAGGCCTGCAAACAACTTTTGCCATCCTTGATTGCGGATAATATATTTAAGCCCGTGCATTGTGTTTTTGTACTTGACACCCCCTGAAGGCTGCAGATTCTCAACCTGTTACATCCCAAAACTAATGTGAGAATTCAAATGATATTTCCTCACCACCTATATTTGTGTACTCAATTCCCTCGAAACTCCACAACATACAAAAGAAATTCTCATAATTTATTATGACTTCATAGCTTCTTGTTGCATCAGATTTTTAACGCCATGCAATGACGCAAAGAAGAAAAAAACTTCAAACAGGTTTAACCTCACCAAAATTATAAGAAATATTGAAAAAGCAATACCTGCATTTGCCTCCTAACAACATCCAATGGGTATGTGAAGGTTTGCCCAACTAAGCCAGCCAAAGCTCCGCAGGAAAGTTTCATCCCAATAGACTTTTCATACTCCTCAGGAACATGGCTTTTAAGTTTCTCATATATGTAGAACTTTAAACCAGCGTAAGGGAGGATTCCAGTCAGGGTGGGGCCTGATAAAGTCAATGAAGGTTCAACGCAGTATTAGTTTAGTCCATCATATATGACTCAAGGACACTTCAAATTGACAAATTTTGACAGATCAATCAAACTTAGATACACAAATAAGTACTCAATAGAAAGATCTTTGCTACTGTTACTTAGACAATGGAAATAACAGCCATTCATGCATACAAGTACTGTGGTGATAAACGGTTTACTACATATCATAATTAGGCCCTCACACATGTAATGACATACGTAC
The window above is part of the Fragaria vesca subsp. vesca linkage group LG2, FraVesHawaii_1.0, whole genome shotgun sequence genome. Proteins encoded here:
- the LOC101314148 gene encoding uncharacterized protein LOC101314148 → MGLTGTIETLTVRSMSLSTEDSEPHKKSNGLLDYEKSMERSMSFKNWDPTEEKLKAASDTYDEKSHLVSSVGRNCEKMHIKKPTILLPEPIMLFSPKLEASERDAAATRLQKVYKSYRTRRNLADCAVVVEELWWKAVDLASLERNSVSFFDIEKHETAVSKWTRARKRAAKLGKGLCKDEKAQKLALQHWLEAIDPRHRYGHNLQFYYDVWTACKSSQPFFYWLDVGDGKDTNVKKCPRPDLQHQCIKYLEQREREAYEVIIEDGKLVQKQSGLLVDTDEGSKWIFVLSTSRSLYVGQKKKGAFQHSSFLSGGATTAAGRLVAHNGVLEAIWPYSGHYLPTADNFREFIGFLKEHNVDLTNVKMYAVDEDKAYQNECSMPEVTGSSTTKVTLDDSNSGAAIEVPADHHQQQFESNGSSSSSNADDVEEEQAQVFDMTKRLACKWTSGLGPRIGCVRDYPADLQCLALEKVNLSPRVTLGRRESYTPIPSPRPGSKIRVSPRLAYMGLPSPRVANSAPTF